In Nocardia sp. XZ_19_385, the sequence GCGAGCGGTGATCTCAGCGTCTGGGTCAATCCCGGTTCCGGGTGCCAGCGTGGTGCCTTCCAGGCATTCCGCCACCGTCATGCCGCGTTCCTCGGCCAGCCGGATGAGTACATGCACACTCGAAGTGCTGCGCGGAATATCCCAGTCGAACATATGGTGCTCGTCCTCAAAGCTACAGTGTTGTTTGGCGAAATGTATCAATCGACCAGGTGATCTGTCGGCAGAATGCCGAAATATTGTTACCCGCCATAATGCCTGGACGGTGCGACTGGGCACTGCGAACAAATCGTTGCCCTAGGCCACGTCCGCCCCCTGAATGTTCTCGGCGATACGCTCGACATGTCTGGGACAGAATGGCAGCAGCGGCATTGTTCAGTGTGTGCGCACCGTCGGCAGCGTCGCCGCGTCAGGCGTTGTCGCTCAGGGTAATTCGCCGAGCATCAGATCGATCGCGGCGATGATCCGTTCGACACCGAATTGTTCCGGGTCGTCGAGGACGCGACGGGACAGCGTCTGCAGACAACCCTGCACGAGCTCTACGAACACGTCCAGGTCGACCTCGTCCGCCCGTTCCCCCGGCGGACGCCCGGCCAGCCAGTCCCCCAGCAGCTGCCGCAACGGCACCCGGAATTCGTTGCGCGCCTTGCGAATATGGTCGCGCAACAGCGGCGGAACGCCGTCGATCGGGAAGTACACCAGCCGCCAGGTGCCGGGCATGGTGCGCACATCGGACAGGAACCGCCCCAGCGCCGCGAGTAGCACTTCCCTTGCCCGCGTACCGGATTCGGGCTCGGCGAGCAGTGCCCGGCCGACCGCCGCGCGCATCCGGGAGGTCTCGCGTTCGATGAGCGCGGCCAGCAGTTCGTCACGGTTACCGAAGGAGTCGTAGACGACCGGCCGGGTGACTCCCCCGTGCTCGGCGACCGCGGCAATGGTGACCTCGGCGAACCCCGCGGTGGTGACGATCCGCAGCGCGGTGTCGAGCAGTTGTTCGCGGCGGTCGGCGGGTAGTAGTCGTTTGGCGTAGCGGCGCCGGGGTGGCGGCGCCTCGGTCCGAGACCTGGCCATGCTCAACCCCTTCCGAGACCGGTC encodes:
- a CDS encoding TetR/AcrR family transcriptional regulator, with the protein product MARSRTEAPPPRRRYAKRLLPADRREQLLDTALRIVTTAGFAEVTIAAVAEHGGVTRPVVYDSFGNRDELLAALIERETSRMRAAVGRALLAEPESGTRAREVLLAALGRFLSDVRTMPGTWRLVYFPIDGVPPLLRDHIRKARNEFRVPLRQLLGDWLAGRPPGERADEVDLDVFVELVQGCLQTLSRRVLDDPEQFGVERIIAAIDLMLGELP